Proteins encoded together in one Diabrotica undecimpunctata isolate CICGRU chromosome 3, icDiaUnde3, whole genome shotgun sequence window:
- the LOC140435611 gene encoding E3 ubiquitin-protein ligase MARCHF3-like: MSSIISLVCRICYDSEKDEDLITPCNCKGTVAFVHRSCLETWLGESNTASCELCHAVFQTERVPRYTSGISIWHWCWKSNGSAQDVRSDVVACTIITPLTIIITYVCLFSSEYYNQIKFASVPAARWTSVTMLIMIGIMLIAYYMWVYSTIRMHARRWYNWWQRTCNVRYIPPGTARVIGGTDEEVEVLEQSSNTMVSIELNNIGISHLDERILNSSSVTNNLNSSNDTENTIP; this comes from the exons ATGTCGTCGATTATATCACTAGTCTGCCGCATTTGTTACGATAGTGAGAAGGATGAGGACCTGATAACTCCATGTAATTGTAAA GGGACAGTAGCTTTTGTCCACAGATCATGTTTAGAAACTTGGTTAGGCGAGTCGAATACCGCCAGCTGCGAGTTATGTCACGCAGTATTCCAAACAGAACGAGTGCCGCGATATACGTCAGGTATTTCTATTTGGCACTGGTGCTGGAAATCCAATGGTTCAGCTCAGGATGTTAGAAGTGACGTAGTTGCCTGTACCATTATCACACCACTAACTATAATTATCACATACGTTTGTTTATTTTCATCGGAATATTACAATCAAATAAAATTCGCAAGTGTTCCAGCTGCTCGTTGGACATCTGTAACTATGTTAATTATGATTGGAATAATGCTAATTGCATATTATATGTGGGTTTATTCTACTATTCGAATGCATGCCAGAAGATGGTATAACTGGTGGCAAAGAACATGTAATGTAAGATATATTCCTCCAGGTACTGCAAGAGTTATAGGAGGAACCGATGAAGAAGTTGAAGTACTTGAACAAAGCAGTAATACTATGGTATCAATTGAATTAAATAATATCGGTATAAGTCATTTAGATGAAAGAATCCTAAATAGTTCTTCTGTTACGAACaatttaaattcatcaaatgatACTGAAAATACAATACCATAA